In Paenibacillus sp. FSL M7-0420, a single genomic region encodes these proteins:
- a CDS encoding glycosyl hydrolase yields the protein MKKWLKRTGTMLLACTLLLGGLTAPPAARADPALITIESEDAQLTPDLQVTTQIYGTPKPGYSGSGFVWMQNSGTLTYTVTVPATGMYTISTRYMQELSPDGRQQALIVNGAAKGSYMLPYTTTWKDFNFGYHKLKQGSNTIQVKAGWGFAYFDTFTVDHANLDPLIVQPVLSDAQATPETQLLMNYLTEVYGKHMLSGQQEIYGGGNDGNSELEFDWIHNLTGKYPAVRGFDLMNYNPLYGWEDGTTARMIDWVNTKGGIATNSWHLTVPRDFTSYQLGEFVDWKEATYKPTETNFNTANAVIPGTKEYKYLKLAIKDLAEQLQILQDNNVPVIFRPYHEAEGNGGLNGEGAWFWWASAGAEVYKQLWDQLYTELTETYGLHNLIWTYNSYVYSTSPAWYPGDDQVDIVGYDKYNTIYNRYDGLSGVPNEDAISSTFYQLVDLTGGKKMVAMTENDTVPSVQNLTDEKAGWLYFLPWYGEHLMSTAFNYPATLTTLYQSDYVITLDELPDLKGNNPHPGASITPSMIEFDKAPAHQADQTITMNLNGNTLTALRSGTAILTENEDYTVSGNTLLLTKAFLATLPVGEHSIVLDFNQGQDPVLKVKVIDTTPGAAISPDHAVFDRAANLAQDISVALTLHGHQLTSLKNGNYTLVSGQDYTATDTAVVLSKAYLSTLPLGQHAITFHFSGGTEVVLTVNVEDSSVPLPSGDLTIQSYNGSTGASTNGIAPKFKVINTGNAPVQLSDVKLRYYYTIDGEQQQSFWTDWASIGNANVTGTFVKLDTPAASADYALEIGFTSAAGTLNPGQSAELQTRFSKQDWSNYNQANDYSFRSAGTQFADHEQVTGYVNGQLVWGMEP from the coding sequence ATGAAGAAATGGCTCAAAAGAACAGGAACAATGCTGCTGGCTTGTACGCTGCTGCTTGGAGGGCTTACTGCACCGCCTGCGGCCCGCGCTGACCCTGCACTGATCACCATCGAAAGCGAGGATGCCCAGCTCACCCCGGATCTGCAAGTGACGACCCAGATTTACGGAACGCCGAAGCCCGGCTATTCGGGAAGCGGTTTTGTCTGGATGCAGAACTCCGGTACGCTAACCTACACCGTAACTGTCCCGGCAACCGGCATGTATACGATCTCGACCCGTTATATGCAGGAGCTGAGCCCGGATGGCAGACAGCAGGCATTAATCGTTAACGGTGCTGCCAAGGGTTCGTATATGCTGCCCTACACCACTACGTGGAAGGATTTCAACTTCGGCTATCACAAGCTGAAGCAAGGCAGCAATACTATTCAGGTAAAAGCAGGCTGGGGCTTCGCTTACTTCGACACCTTCACGGTGGACCATGCGAACCTGGACCCCCTGATTGTGCAGCCCGTTCTCTCTGACGCTCAGGCCACGCCCGAAACCCAGCTCCTGATGAACTATTTGACTGAGGTGTACGGGAAGCATATGCTCTCAGGCCAACAGGAGATCTACGGCGGGGGCAATGACGGCAATTCTGAGCTGGAGTTCGACTGGATTCATAATCTGACCGGCAAGTATCCGGCAGTCCGCGGGTTTGACCTCATGAACTATAATCCGCTGTATGGCTGGGAGGACGGCACTACCGCCCGCATGATCGACTGGGTGAATACCAAGGGCGGGATTGCGACCAATAGCTGGCATCTTACGGTTCCGCGCGACTTCACGAGCTACCAGCTTGGGGAATTTGTGGATTGGAAGGAAGCCACCTACAAGCCAACCGAGACCAATTTCAACACCGCCAATGCTGTGATTCCCGGAACCAAGGAGTACAAATACTTGAAGCTGGCGATCAAGGACTTGGCAGAGCAGTTGCAGATTCTGCAGGACAACAACGTGCCTGTGATCTTCCGTCCTTATCATGAGGCAGAAGGCAACGGCGGGCTGAACGGGGAAGGCGCGTGGTTCTGGTGGGCTTCGGCAGGCGCAGAGGTGTACAAGCAGCTCTGGGATCAGCTCTATACCGAGCTTACGGAGACCTACGGCCTGCACAACCTGATCTGGACCTATAATAGTTATGTGTACAGCACTTCTCCGGCCTGGTATCCGGGGGATGATCAGGTGGATATTGTCGGCTACGATAAATACAACACCATCTACAACCGCTATGACGGACTGTCCGGCGTGCCGAATGAGGATGCGATTAGCTCGACGTTCTATCAACTGGTGGATCTGACCGGGGGCAAGAAGATGGTAGCCATGACCGAGAACGATACCGTTCCCAGCGTGCAGAATCTGACCGATGAAAAAGCGGGCTGGCTCTACTTCCTGCCGTGGTACGGAGAGCATCTGATGAGTACGGCCTTCAATTATCCGGCTACACTGACCACCCTGTACCAGAGTGATTATGTCATTACGCTCGACGAGCTGCCTGATCTGAAGGGGAATAACCCTCATCCGGGTGCATCCATTACGCCATCCATGATCGAATTTGACAAAGCTCCGGCGCATCAGGCCGACCAGACCATCACTATGAATCTGAACGGCAACACGTTAACGGCCCTTCGTTCGGGTACCGCCATTTTGACTGAGAACGAGGACTATACCGTAAGCGGGAACACCCTGCTGCTCACTAAGGCGTTCCTGGCAACGCTGCCTGTTGGCGAGCATTCGATCGTTCTGGATTTCAATCAGGGCCAAGATCCCGTGTTAAAAGTAAAAGTCATCGATACTACACCAGGCGCTGCCATCTCACCAGACCATGCGGTGTTTGACCGGGCGGCGAATCTCGCACAGGACATATCTGTAGCGCTTACCTTACACGGGCACCAGCTGACAAGCCTGAAGAATGGGAACTACACCCTTGTATCCGGCCAGGATTACACGGCCACTGACACTGCGGTTGTTCTGAGCAAAGCTTATCTCTCCACGCTGCCGCTCGGCCAGCATGCGATCACTTTTCATTTTAGCGGCGGAACAGAGGTTGTGCTTACTGTGAACGTAGAGGATAGCAGCGTTCCGCTGCCTTCAGGCGACTTGACCATCCAGTCGTACAACGGCAGCACCGGTGCTTCGACCAATGGAATTGCACCCAAGTTCAAAGTAATCAACACCGGGAATGCACCGGTCCAGCTCAGCGATGTGAAGCTCCGGTATTACTACACGATTGACGGCGAGCAGCAGCAGAGCTTCTGGACCGACTGGGCCAGCATCGGAAATGCCAACGTTACCGGGACCTTCGTGAAGCTGGACACCCCGGCCGCCAGTGCCGATTATGCTCTGGAGATTGGCTTCACCAGCGCTGCGGGCACCCTGAACCCCGGCCAGAGCGCCGAGCTCCAGACCCGCTTCTCTAAACAAGACTGGTCCAATTACAATCAGGCTAACGACTACTCCTTCCGCTCCGCCGGTACCCAGTTCGCCGATCACGAGCAGGTTACTGGGTATGTGAACGGGCAGCTGGTATGGGGGATGGAGCCTTAA